In Scylla paramamosain isolate STU-SP2022 chromosome 1, ASM3559412v1, whole genome shotgun sequence, one DNA window encodes the following:
- the LOC135090578 gene encoding uncharacterized protein LOC135090578 isoform X2, protein MASRLYLLVVAAWTGWAASQDMDYCKFTSEHTACKFSGRGPRCGPQVRGSGVSSEDAAVIVALHNELRSKVARGEETRGAPGPQPSGANMRALAWDEELATVAQRHADQCVFEHECPDCRRVDRFGVGQNLFISFQSNLDLRIQWSRAILSWFDEVADFPNTSIHPYQFSQATGHYTQMLWWDTALIGCGFTMFLEDGWWKKLYTCNYGPAGNIIFSQMYLLGAPCSACPAGTSCSLQYPGLCEGDADVNSTSVASSTILPPTPAEDDINTILGDFKGFTGLINLNSITPNDVDLQALVEFFNNLRRTNLITAPTTTPIGGQATTATPTSPVPPSTETAAPTTVDTTTTSMTATTEQPLEFLSVTTKSPLSTSSASITASPPPPQDETVAPFVTSQVASSSPILAVEPEAEQIMSVLEALKASEEGTHMESSEHNHSGLTLMSILMRAGRNTQVIRTSSLNNVHEIIQGLPPGVDPIVVLRSRSGELTELDPTSLTPRRAHRSASNPARLLTCDMDMSPCTMSLAGGNWTVMKSLGEGHHAEIELAEGDKTQIIVKKVVKAPPAGTACVAFTHRRDVLSTDPDTTAAAATTAAADNTIPELQVGVMPLGRQATHKAVLGVPGRWEMSRSTFRDLNSPFVVVVSVGPAASPAKFALDALMVTDGPCCLSGRC, encoded by the exons ATGGCGTCTAGACTGTATCTCCTGGTGGTGGCTGCGTGGACGGGGTGGGCAGCAAGCCAAGATATGGATTACTGTAAATTTACGTCCGAGCACACAGCGTGCAAGTTTTCTGGACGGGGCCCTCGCTGCGGGCCTCAGGTGCGGGGCAGTGGAGTGAGTTCTGAGGACGCCGCCGTCATCGTGGCGCTGCACAATGAACTCAGGTCGAAGGTGGCCCGCGGAGAGGAGACTCGAGGAGCGCCCGGACCGCAGCCTTCCGGCGCCAACATGAGAGCCCTG GCGTGGGACGAGGAGCTCGCCACCGTTGCACAGCGGCACGCCGACCAGTGCGTCTTCGAGCACGAGTGTCCTGACTGTCGCCGCGTGG ACAGGTTCGGAGTGGGCCAGAACCTTTTCATCAGCTTCCAGAGCAACCTTGACCTCAGGATACAGTGGAGCCGCGCCATCCTCAGCTGGTTCGACGAAGTGGCAGACTTCCCGAACACCAGCATCCATCCCTACCA GTTCTCGCAGGCGACTGGTCACTACACGCAGATGTTGTGGTGGGACACGGCGCTCATCGGGTGCGGCTTCACCATGTTCCTGGAGGACGGCTGGTGGAAGAAGCTGTACACCTGCAATTACGGTCCAGCGGGTAACATAATCTTCAGCCAAATGTATCTCCTAGGCGCCCCGTGCTCTGCCTGTCCTGCCGGGACCTCCTGCTCCCTCCAGTACCCGGGGCTGTGTG AAGGGGATGCCGATGTCAACTCTACCTCTGTGGCCTCCAGCACCATCCTGCCGCCCACACCTGCTGAGGACGATATCAACACTATCCTCGGGGACTTCAAGGGCTTCACTGGCTTGATTAACCTTAACAGCATCACTCCAAATGACGTTGACCTTCAGGCACTGGTGGAATTTTTCAACAACTTGAGACGGACCAATCTCATCACGGCGCCGACCACCACACCAATTGGCGGGCAGGCCACGACTGCCACGCCCACATCGCCAGTGCCGCCCTCAACAGAAACTGCAGCTCCTACCACTGTtgatactaccaccacctccatgacAGCCACCACCGAGCAGCCTCTGGAGTTCCTGTCTGTGACAACCAAAAGTCCACTTTCCACCAGTTCAGCGTCCAtcactgcctcccctcccccaccacaagATGAGACCGTCGCGCCGTTCGTCACCAGCCAGGTGGCATCCTCCTCGCCCATACTCGCGGTGGAACCTGAAGCTGAGCAGATTATGTCAGTTCTGGAGGCGCTGAAGGCTTCTGAAGAAGGCACGCACATGGAGTCAAGCGAGCACAACCACTCAGGCTTGACTCTCATGTCCATTTTGATGCGAGCGGGAAGGAATACGCAGGTGATTCGCACCTCCTCCCTCAACAATGTGCACGAGATCATCCAAGGTCTACCCCCGGGCGTCGACCCCATCGTGGTCCTCAG ATCGCGGTCTGGTGAACTGACGGAGCTGGACCCCACTTCCCTGACGCCACGCCGCGCTCACCGCTCAGCCTCCAACCCCGCCCGCCTGCTCACCTGCGACATGGACATGTCACCCTGCACTATGAGCCTCGCTGGAGGGAACTGGACGGTGATGAAAAGCCTCG GTGAAGGCCACCACGCGGAGATCGAACTTGCGGAGGGAGACAAAACGCAAATTATAGTGAAAAAGGTGGTGAAGGCTCCCCCAGCTGGGACGGCCTGTGTTGCCTTCACGCACCGCCGGGACGTGCTTTCCACCGACCCAGacaccaccgctgccgccgccaccaccgcagCCGCAGACAACACCATTCCGGAGCTACAG GTGGGCGTGATGCCACTAGGGAGGCAAGCGACCCACAAGGCAGTGCTGGGGGTGCCGGGGCGGTGGGAAATGAGTCGCTCCACCTTCCGGGACCTGAACAGCccctttgtggtggtggtgagcgtggGCCCCGCCGCCAGCCCAGCCAAGTTTGCCCTCGACGCCCTCATGGTCACTGACGGGCCCTGCTGCCTCTCCGGCCGCTGCtag
- the LOC135090578 gene encoding uncharacterized protein LOC135090578 isoform X1 — MCFSSAHHISCVSTIFQLTMASRLYLLVVAAWTGWAASQDMDYCKFTSEHTACKFSGRGPRCGPQVRGSGVSSEDAAVIVALHNELRSKVARGEETRGAPGPQPSGANMRALAWDEELATVAQRHADQCVFEHECPDCRRVDRFGVGQNLFISFQSNLDLRIQWSRAILSWFDEVADFPNTSIHPYQFSQATGHYTQMLWWDTALIGCGFTMFLEDGWWKKLYTCNYGPAGNIIFSQMYLLGAPCSACPAGTSCSLQYPGLCEGDADVNSTSVASSTILPPTPAEDDINTILGDFKGFTGLINLNSITPNDVDLQALVEFFNNLRRTNLITAPTTTPIGGQATTATPTSPVPPSTETAAPTTVDTTTTSMTATTEQPLEFLSVTTKSPLSTSSASITASPPPPQDETVAPFVTSQVASSSPILAVEPEAEQIMSVLEALKASEEGTHMESSEHNHSGLTLMSILMRAGRNTQVIRTSSLNNVHEIIQGLPPGVDPIVVLRSRSGELTELDPTSLTPRRAHRSASNPARLLTCDMDMSPCTMSLAGGNWTVMKSLGEGHHAEIELAEGDKTQIIVKKVVKAPPAGTACVAFTHRRDVLSTDPDTTAAAATTAAADNTIPELQVGVMPLGRQATHKAVLGVPGRWEMSRSTFRDLNSPFVVVVSVGPAASPAKFALDALMVTDGPCCLSGRC, encoded by the exons ATGTGTTTCTCCAGTGCGCATCACATTTCATGTGTTTCTACAATCTTCCAGTTGACGATGGCGTCTAGACTGTATCTCCTGGTGGTGGCTGCGTGGACGGGGTGGGCAGCAAGCCAAGATATGGATTACTGTAAATTTACGTCCGAGCACACAGCGTGCAAGTTTTCTGGACGGGGCCCTCGCTGCGGGCCTCAGGTGCGGGGCAGTGGAGTGAGTTCTGAGGACGCCGCCGTCATCGTGGCGCTGCACAATGAACTCAGGTCGAAGGTGGCCCGCGGAGAGGAGACTCGAGGAGCGCCCGGACCGCAGCCTTCCGGCGCCAACATGAGAGCCCTG GCGTGGGACGAGGAGCTCGCCACCGTTGCACAGCGGCACGCCGACCAGTGCGTCTTCGAGCACGAGTGTCCTGACTGTCGCCGCGTGG ACAGGTTCGGAGTGGGCCAGAACCTTTTCATCAGCTTCCAGAGCAACCTTGACCTCAGGATACAGTGGAGCCGCGCCATCCTCAGCTGGTTCGACGAAGTGGCAGACTTCCCGAACACCAGCATCCATCCCTACCA GTTCTCGCAGGCGACTGGTCACTACACGCAGATGTTGTGGTGGGACACGGCGCTCATCGGGTGCGGCTTCACCATGTTCCTGGAGGACGGCTGGTGGAAGAAGCTGTACACCTGCAATTACGGTCCAGCGGGTAACATAATCTTCAGCCAAATGTATCTCCTAGGCGCCCCGTGCTCTGCCTGTCCTGCCGGGACCTCCTGCTCCCTCCAGTACCCGGGGCTGTGTG AAGGGGATGCCGATGTCAACTCTACCTCTGTGGCCTCCAGCACCATCCTGCCGCCCACACCTGCTGAGGACGATATCAACACTATCCTCGGGGACTTCAAGGGCTTCACTGGCTTGATTAACCTTAACAGCATCACTCCAAATGACGTTGACCTTCAGGCACTGGTGGAATTTTTCAACAACTTGAGACGGACCAATCTCATCACGGCGCCGACCACCACACCAATTGGCGGGCAGGCCACGACTGCCACGCCCACATCGCCAGTGCCGCCCTCAACAGAAACTGCAGCTCCTACCACTGTtgatactaccaccacctccatgacAGCCACCACCGAGCAGCCTCTGGAGTTCCTGTCTGTGACAACCAAAAGTCCACTTTCCACCAGTTCAGCGTCCAtcactgcctcccctcccccaccacaagATGAGACCGTCGCGCCGTTCGTCACCAGCCAGGTGGCATCCTCCTCGCCCATACTCGCGGTGGAACCTGAAGCTGAGCAGATTATGTCAGTTCTGGAGGCGCTGAAGGCTTCTGAAGAAGGCACGCACATGGAGTCAAGCGAGCACAACCACTCAGGCTTGACTCTCATGTCCATTTTGATGCGAGCGGGAAGGAATACGCAGGTGATTCGCACCTCCTCCCTCAACAATGTGCACGAGATCATCCAAGGTCTACCCCCGGGCGTCGACCCCATCGTGGTCCTCAG ATCGCGGTCTGGTGAACTGACGGAGCTGGACCCCACTTCCCTGACGCCACGCCGCGCTCACCGCTCAGCCTCCAACCCCGCCCGCCTGCTCACCTGCGACATGGACATGTCACCCTGCACTATGAGCCTCGCTGGAGGGAACTGGACGGTGATGAAAAGCCTCG GTGAAGGCCACCACGCGGAGATCGAACTTGCGGAGGGAGACAAAACGCAAATTATAGTGAAAAAGGTGGTGAAGGCTCCCCCAGCTGGGACGGCCTGTGTTGCCTTCACGCACCGCCGGGACGTGCTTTCCACCGACCCAGacaccaccgctgccgccgccaccaccgcagCCGCAGACAACACCATTCCGGAGCTACAG GTGGGCGTGATGCCACTAGGGAGGCAAGCGACCCACAAGGCAGTGCTGGGGGTGCCGGGGCGGTGGGAAATGAGTCGCTCCACCTTCCGGGACCTGAACAGCccctttgtggtggtggtgagcgtggGCCCCGCCGCCAGCCCAGCCAAGTTTGCCCTCGACGCCCTCATGGTCACTGACGGGCCCTGCTGCCTCTCCGGCCGCTGCtag